In Pomacea canaliculata isolate SZHN2017 linkage group LG12, ASM307304v1, whole genome shotgun sequence, a single genomic region encodes these proteins:
- the LOC112576544 gene encoding LOW QUALITY PROTEIN: glutathione S-transferase omega-1-like (The sequence of the model RefSeq protein was modified relative to this genomic sequence to represent the inferred CDS: inserted 1 base in 1 codon) encodes MSKQVTKMTQRTFEKGFPFPPLTPGILRLYSMRFCPYAQRTRLVLAHKNIPYETINVHLKRKXDWLLARNPKGRVPVLEFSDGRIVFESVITCQYLDDVYPQEPLTPADPYQKARDRLFVDYCDKFMMAIYQLWSSDSNSEKGKATIHVGMQMYEQELTQRNSGPFFGGNKPTMLDYLIWPWFERLSPFVNPEVMPHHSLTKNRNTELTYQRATGALQYPRLQRWMSFMVKLPAVKATMFDLHMHHSFGRSQIAGDPDYDVGLNDEPPFPHSQL; translated from the exons ATGTCGAAGCAAGTGACAAAAATGACACAACGTACATTTGAAAAGG GTTTCCCTTTTCCACCACTCACTCCTGGTATTCTGCGACTGTACAGCATGCGTTTTTGTCCTTACGCTCAACGTACACGTCTCGTTCTAGCCCACAAAAATATTCC ctaTGAAACCATAAATGTACACTTAAAACGCA CAGACTGGCTATTAGCACGCAACCCGAAGGGCAGAGTGCCGGTTCTTGAATTTTCAGATGGTCGTATTGTGTTTGAATCCGTCATCACATGCCAGTATCTTGATGATGTCTACCCTCAGGAACCTCTGACCCCAGCTGACCCATATCAGAAAGCTCGAGATCGTTTGTTTGTGGACTATTGTGACAAG TTTATGATGGCCATCTACCAGCTCTGGTCTTCAGACAGCAACAGTGAAAAGGGCAAAGCTACCATCCATGTAGGAATGCAGATGTATGAGCAAGAATTGACACAGCGAAACAGTGGTCCATTTTTTGGAG GAAACAAGCCTACCATGCTGGACTATCTTATATGGCCATGGTTTGAGCGTTTATCACCATTTGTTAATCCTGAAGTGATGCCACACCATTCTTTGACCAAGAACAGAAACACAGAACTGACCTACCAGAGAGCAACAGGTGCTTTGCAATATCCAAGGCTTCAGAGATGGATGTCCTTCATGGTCAAGCTACCTGCAGTGAAAGCTACCATGTTTGACCTTCATATGCATCACAGTTTTGGTCGCTCACAGATTGCAGGTGATCCAGACTACGATGTGGGACTAAATGATGAACCTCCATTTCCTCATTCACAActatga
- the LOC112577330 gene encoding glutathione S-transferase omega-1-like, with translation MPSPSLVKDPYSKGYETINVHLKRKPDWLLARNPKGRVPVLEFSDGRIVFESVITCQYLDDVYPQEPLTPADPYQKARDRLFVDYCDKFMMAIYQLWSSDSNNEKGKATIHVGMQMYEQELTQRNSGNKPTMLDYLIWPWFERLSPFVNPEVMITPFFDQEQNTD, from the exons ATGCCTTCACCTTCCCTCGTCAAAGACCCATATAGCAAAGG ctaTGAAACCATAAATGTACACTTAAAACGCAAACCAGACTGGCTATTAGCACGCAACCCGAAGGGTAGAGTGCCGGTTCTTGAATTTTCAGATGGTCGTATTGTGTTTGAGTCCGTCATCACATGCCAGTATCTTGATGATGTCTACCCTCAGGAACCTCTGACCCCAGCTGACCCATATCAGAAAGCTCGAGATCGTTTGTTTGTGGACTATTGTGACAAG TTTATGATGGCCATCTACCAGCTCTGGTCTTCAGACAGCAACAATGAAAAGGGCAAAGCTACCATCCATGTAGGAATGCAGATGTATGAGCAAGAATTGACACAGCGAAACAGTG GAAACAAGCCTACCATGCTGGACTATCTTATATGGCCATGGTTTGAGCGTTTATCACCATTTGTTAAtcctgaagtgatgatcacacCATTCTTTGACCAAGAACAAAACACAGACTGA